One window from the genome of Sphaerotilus microaerophilus encodes:
- a CDS encoding sigma-70 family RNA polymerase sigma factor: MFRDEFESRLRPLWLRALAGDEAAYRAALGVIATRLRAYLRRRMQSWPDEMEDLVQETLLALHLQRGTYDPALPVSSWVFAIARHKLIDLWRRRGRHAELHTSFDELDDDALPGSHDSAAPAQRDLAVLLQALPVAQRDAIVLTKVEGLSVAEAAERTGASVSAIKVQVHRGLKKLADLIRKDAP, from the coding sequence GTGTTCCGCGACGAATTTGAATCCCGCCTGAGGCCGCTCTGGCTGCGTGCCCTGGCGGGTGACGAGGCCGCCTACCGGGCGGCGCTCGGTGTGATCGCGACCCGGTTGCGCGCCTACCTGCGTCGGCGCATGCAGTCCTGGCCGGATGAGATGGAGGACCTCGTGCAGGAAACCCTGCTGGCGCTGCACCTGCAGCGCGGCACCTACGACCCGGCGCTGCCGGTGAGCAGCTGGGTGTTTGCCATCGCGCGGCACAAGCTGATCGACCTGTGGCGCCGCCGCGGCCGGCACGCCGAGCTGCACACCTCCTTCGACGAGCTGGACGACGACGCCCTGCCGGGCAGCCACGACAGCGCCGCCCCGGCGCAGCGCGACCTGGCGGTGCTGCTGCAGGCGCTGCCCGTCGCGCAGCGCGACGCCATCGTGCTGACCAAGGTGGAGGGGCTGTCCGTGGCGGAAGCGGCCGAGCGCACCGGCGCCTCGGTCTCGGCCATCAAGGTGCAGGTGCACCGCGGCCTGAAGAAGCTGGCCGACCTGATCCGCAAGGACGCCCCATGA
- a CDS encoding RES family NAD+ phosphorylase translates to MPARGAATEAAPDPAADGSVLLWRIAAETRRHGADDLSGAGAALYPGRWNDIDQPVVYAATSMALAVLETVAHLDDGGLPLNRFLVEIRVPAAAWAAREALAATDLPATWAAIPAGRASVRLGSAWLASRRSPLLVLPSAVLPEERVALVNPAHPLAAGITARVLRRFEYRRVLRG, encoded by the coding sequence GTGCCCGCGCGAGGGGCGGCAACGGAGGCGGCGCCCGACCCGGCGGCCGACGGCTCGGTCCTGCTCTGGCGCATTGCCGCCGAGACGCGCCGCCATGGCGCCGACGACCTGAGCGGCGCGGGGGCTGCGCTGTACCCGGGGCGCTGGAACGACATCGACCAGCCGGTGGTCTATGCCGCCACCTCGATGGCGCTGGCGGTGCTGGAGACGGTGGCGCATCTGGACGACGGCGGCCTGCCGCTGAACCGCTTCCTGGTCGAGATCCGCGTGCCGGCCGCCGCCTGGGCGGCGCGCGAGGCGCTGGCCGCGACGGACCTGCCCGCCACCTGGGCGGCCATCCCGGCCGGGCGCGCCAGCGTGCGGCTGGGGTCGGCCTGGCTGGCGAGCCGGCGCAGCCCGCTACTGGTGCTGCCTTCGGCGGTGCTGCCGGAGGAGCGCGTGGCGCTGGTCAACCCGGCGCACCCGCTGGCTGCGGGCATCACGGCCCGGGTGCTGCGGCGGTTCGAGTACCGGCGGGTGCTGCGGGGCTGA
- the rpe gene encoding ribulose-phosphate 3-epimerase, with amino-acid sequence MPRPTYRIAPSILSADFARLGEEVRNVLAAGADWIHFDVMDNHYVPNLTFGPMVCQALKKHAVKPDGSPAPIDVHLMVQPVDALALDFAKAGADIITFHPDASTHVDRTLQLIRGAGCQAGLVFNPAMPIDVLEWTIDKVDVILLMSVNPGFGGQSFIDSTLRKAEQVRKLIDQSGRDIRLEIDGGVKADNIRRIADAGADTFVAGSAIFGQPDYKVVIDAMRAELAG; translated from the coding sequence ATGCCCCGACCGACCTACCGCATCGCCCCCAGCATCCTCTCGGCCGACTTTGCCCGCCTGGGCGAGGAGGTGCGCAACGTGCTGGCCGCCGGCGCCGACTGGATCCACTTCGACGTGATGGACAACCATTACGTGCCCAACCTGACCTTCGGCCCGATGGTCTGCCAGGCGTTGAAGAAGCACGCCGTCAAGCCCGACGGCAGCCCGGCCCCGATCGACGTGCACCTGATGGTGCAGCCCGTGGATGCGCTGGCGCTGGACTTCGCCAAGGCGGGCGCGGACATCATCACCTTCCACCCCGACGCGAGCACGCACGTGGATCGCACGCTGCAGCTCATCCGCGGCGCGGGCTGCCAGGCCGGGCTGGTGTTCAACCCGGCCATGCCCATCGACGTGCTCGAGTGGACGATCGACAAGGTGGACGTGATCCTGCTGATGAGCGTCAACCCCGGCTTCGGCGGGCAGAGCTTCATCGACAGCACGCTGCGCAAGGCGGAGCAGGTCCGCAAGCTGATCGACCAGTCCGGGCGCGACATCCGCCTGGAGATCGACGGCGGCGTCAAGGCCGACAACATCCGCCGCATCGCCGACGCCGGTGCCGACACCTTCGTGGCCGGCAGCGCGATCTTTGGCCAGCCCGACTACAAGGTGGTGATCGACGCGATGCGGGCAGAACTGGCGGGGTGA
- a CDS encoding antitoxin Xre/MbcA/ParS toxin-binding domain-containing protein, whose translation MPRHWAGAGQEVDARAATLCIATPMELVEAERQGVQGLYLKDLSRRLAVPTSRLYAILGVPKATAEKKATTGEAITGAPGHAAIGLTRLLGMAQAIVAESTAAEAEGFDTAHWLGQWIERPQPALGGRRPADLIGTPTGVDIVARLLGGLHSDAYQ comes from the coding sequence ATGCCCCGGCATTGGGCCGGCGCTGGGCAGGAGGTGGATGCACGGGCGGCCACGCTGTGCATAGCCACGCCGATGGAGCTGGTCGAGGCCGAGCGCCAGGGCGTGCAGGGCCTCTACCTGAAGGACCTGTCGCGCCGGCTGGCGGTGCCGACCTCGCGGCTGTACGCCATCCTCGGCGTGCCCAAGGCCACGGCCGAGAAGAAGGCCACCACTGGGGAGGCCATCACCGGCGCGCCGGGGCATGCCGCGATCGGGCTGACGCGCCTGCTCGGCATGGCGCAGGCCATCGTGGCCGAGAGCACGGCCGCCGAGGCCGAGGGCTTCGACACCGCGCACTGGCTGGGGCAGTGGATCGAGCGGCCCCAGCCCGCGCTGGGCGGGCGCCGGCCGGCGGACCTGATCGGCACGCCCACGGGGGTGGACATCGTCGCCCGGCTGCTGGGTGGGCTGCACAGCGACGCCTACCAGTGA
- a CDS encoding post-PEP-CTERM-1 domain-containing protein — protein sequence MTLRNRLARRVGWGIGLALIAPMALAQTAPGAGAPAPLDGKRVAIDPATGQVRPFEADDGTAVSAGKAGAAAAPATGLMSRLKGGAVVSATGVRGMRLSPEHLNYTRATRLPDGSLSMTCTVGESAEAHASHAAAHRAQPARKGAADVE from the coding sequence ATGACACTCAGGAACAGGCTGGCCCGACGGGTCGGCTGGGGAATCGGGCTGGCGCTGATCGCGCCGATGGCCTTGGCACAGACGGCACCGGGAGCGGGCGCGCCCGCGCCACTGGATGGCAAGCGGGTGGCGATCGACCCGGCGACCGGGCAGGTCCGGCCCTTCGAGGCCGATGACGGCACCGCCGTCTCGGCAGGCAAGGCGGGCGCTGCTGCAGCACCGGCCACCGGCCTGATGTCGCGCCTCAAGGGTGGTGCAGTTGTCTCCGCCACCGGGGTGCGTGGCATGCGCCTGAGCCCGGAGCACCTCAACTACACGCGGGCGACCCGCCTGCCCGATGGCAGCCTGAGCATGACCTGCACCGTGGGCGAGAGCGCCGAGGCACACGCGAGCCATGCGGCGGCCCACCGCGCCCAACCTGCCAGGAAGGGGGCCGCCGATGTGGAATGA
- a CDS encoding YciI family protein — translation MKPLTHARAAVLAGILAFTASLALTASPAAAQATPPASYDAALAARLGADDHGMRSYVMVLLKTGPKPMPAGPERDAMFRGHFANMTRLASEGKLVLAGPFDGVDGWRGLFIFAVKTIDEARQLAATDPVLMQGEMVAEYHRYYGSAALMQVSETHERLAKKRF, via the coding sequence ATGAAGCCGCTGACCCACGCACGGGCCGCCGTCCTGGCGGGCATCCTGGCTTTCACCGCATCCCTCGCATTGACCGCGTCACCGGCGGCGGCGCAGGCCACGCCCCCGGCCAGCTACGACGCGGCGCTGGCCGCCCGGCTGGGCGCCGACGACCACGGCATGCGCAGCTATGTGATGGTGCTGTTGAAGACCGGGCCGAAGCCGATGCCCGCCGGCCCGGAGCGGGACGCGATGTTCCGCGGCCACTTCGCCAACATGACGCGGCTCGCCAGCGAGGGCAAGCTGGTGCTGGCGGGCCCGTTTGACGGCGTGGATGGCTGGCGCGGCCTGTTCATCTTCGCGGTCAAGACCATCGACGAGGCCAGGCAGCTGGCCGCCACCGACCCCGTGCTGATGCAGGGCGAGATGGTGGCCGAGTACCACCGCTACTACGGCTCGGCCGCGCTGATGCAGGTGAGCGAGACGCACGAGCGGCTCGCGAAGAAGCGCTTTTGA
- the apaG gene encoding Co2+/Mg2+ efflux protein ApaG — protein MTSHRFRVSVQPQYLPEQSDAAQGVYAYAYTVTVVNEGNQPAQLIARRWLITDGAGHREEVRGLGVVGKQPLLKPGEGFEYSSWTRLATPHGRMEGTFFCMSEDAHWFEAPIAAFELGQAHALH, from the coding sequence ATGACTTCGCATCGTTTTCGCGTCAGCGTGCAGCCGCAGTACCTGCCCGAGCAGTCCGACGCCGCCCAGGGTGTGTACGCCTACGCGTACACCGTGACGGTGGTCAACGAGGGGAACCAGCCCGCCCAGCTGATCGCCCGCCGCTGGCTGATCACCGACGGCGCCGGCCACCGAGAGGAGGTGCGCGGCCTGGGCGTGGTCGGCAAGCAGCCGCTGCTCAAGCCGGGTGAGGGCTTCGAGTATTCGAGCTGGACGCGCCTGGCCACGCCGCATGGGCGCATGGAGGGCACCTTCTTCTGCATGTCCGAGGACGCGCACTGGTTCGAGGCCCCGATCGCTGCCTTCGAACTCGGCCAGGCGCACGCGCTGCATTGA
- a CDS encoding NrsF family protein: protein MNTDDFIRLLATQAGPAPRAVVARRLGPALLVGAGLAVALVLGTFGPYPGALLGQGGMLLKLAYAAALALAAGSLTARLARPVARLAAPRRALVAVLAGMAGLALLHWFSLPAGARVDALLGRTWAVCPWIVLGASLPTLATVLWALRGLAPTRPRAAGLAAGLLAGAVGALAYALHCPELSPTFVAVWYSLGIALAGALGAWLGPRVLRW from the coding sequence ATGAACACCGACGACTTCATCCGCCTGCTGGCCACCCAGGCCGGCCCGGCGCCCCGCGCGGTGGTGGCGCGCCGCCTGGGGCCGGCCCTGCTGGTGGGCGCCGGGCTGGCCGTCGCCCTCGTGCTCGGCACCTTCGGGCCCTACCCGGGAGCGCTGCTGGGCCAGGGCGGCATGCTGCTCAAGCTGGCCTACGCCGCCGCCCTGGCCCTGGCCGCCGGCAGCCTGACGGCACGCCTGGCGCGGCCGGTGGCCCGCCTGGCCGCACCGCGGCGGGCACTCGTGGCCGTGCTGGCCGGCATGGCGGGGCTGGCGCTGCTGCACTGGTTCAGCCTGCCGGCCGGAGCCCGCGTGGATGCGCTGCTCGGCCGCACCTGGGCGGTCTGCCCGTGGATCGTGCTCGGCGCCTCGCTGCCCACCCTGGCCACCGTGCTCTGGGCCCTGCGTGGTCTGGCGCCCACCCGGCCGCGCGCCGCCGGGCTGGCGGCCGGGCTGCTGGCCGGGGCCGTGGGCGCGCTGGCCTATGCGCTGCATTGCCCGGAGCTGTCGCCCACCTTCGTCGCGGTCTGGTACTCGCTGGGCATCGCGCTGGCCGGTGCCCTGGGAGCCTGGCTCGGGCCGCGGGTCCTGCGCTGGTAG
- a CDS encoding glutathione S-transferase, with translation MTIQLCGFAVSNYYNKVKLALLEKGIPFEEVFVMTGSKDEAVLCDSPLAKVPFLRTPQGALCESEVIMGYLEAAFPGTPALLPADPFAAAKVRELSQFIDLHLELVARDLYAQAFFGGTVSEDTQASVRKRLAKNIPAFQRLAKFGPYVAGDTFTQADCAAWVSLPLVAMATKIVLGEDLLASAGVEWKPYAALVGQRPHAQKVAADRKAAQDQMFAKKG, from the coding sequence ATGACGATCCAGCTCTGCGGCTTTGCCGTGTCCAACTACTACAACAAGGTCAAGCTGGCCCTGCTCGAAAAGGGCATCCCGTTCGAGGAGGTGTTCGTGATGACCGGTTCCAAGGACGAGGCGGTGCTGTGCGACTCGCCGCTGGCCAAGGTGCCTTTCCTCCGCACGCCGCAGGGTGCGCTGTGCGAGAGCGAGGTCATCATGGGCTACCTGGAGGCGGCCTTTCCCGGCACGCCCGCGCTGCTGCCCGCCGACCCCTTTGCGGCGGCCAAGGTGCGCGAGCTGTCGCAGTTCATCGACCTGCACCTGGAGCTGGTGGCGCGCGACCTCTATGCGCAGGCCTTCTTTGGCGGCACGGTGAGCGAGGACACCCAGGCCAGCGTGCGCAAGCGCCTGGCGAAGAACATCCCCGCCTTCCAGCGCCTGGCGAAGTTCGGCCCCTACGTGGCCGGCGACACCTTCACCCAGGCCGACTGCGCTGCCTGGGTGAGCCTGCCGCTGGTGGCCATGGCCACCAAGATCGTGCTCGGCGAGGACCTGCTGGCCTCCGCCGGTGTCGAGTGGAAGCCCTACGCCGCCCTGGTCGGCCAGCGCCCGCACGCACAGAAGGTGGCGGCCGACCGCAAGGCCGCGCAGGACCAGATGTTCGCCAAGAAGGGCTGA